The nucleotide sequence CAGTACCGTCGCCGTGCCGATGAGCGCAACGTAGGCCGTCACTCCGAACACGCCCGTCTCCGACAGCGCCTTGAGGTACTGGTCGTCGAGCGTCGGCACGTCGACACCGGGAGATGGCGTCCCCGTGACCCGGGCGTACATCCCGAACGGCGTGATGTCGAAGGGCAGGGCGCTCGTCACGGCGGCGCGCTGCTCGACCGAGCTGTCCGCGGTGAAGATCGTCAGATAGGAGCCGAGGAAGGGCACGTCCAGCAGGACCGCGAGCGTGATGGTGGCGGCGAGCGCGGCGAGCGCGGCGAGCGTCCGGCGGATCGGCCAGTAGGCGGCCAACACCGCCAGGCCCACCAGCAGGCCGATCACACCCGAACGTGCCAGCGTCACGGCGATGCCCGCGACGATGACGGCCGACGCGACGGCCCAGGGCCACCACCGTCGCCCGGCGGCACGCATGCTCAGCGCGAGCGCGAGTGCCAGTGGGAACAGCATCGTGAGCACGCACGCCAACTCCAGCGGGTGCGACGCGCCGCCCTGCGCCCGCACCATCCCGCCGCGGAAGACGTCGTCGATCGTGAACGGGATACCGGCACCGTCGACCAAACCCGGAAGCCGCACGTGCACGGCAGTTCCCGAGCCGGCGACGTTCTGCTGCAGTGCGAGCAGAGCGCTCACCACACCTCCGGCGACCAGACCCTTGATGACGCGCACCAGGCCCGCGACGTCGTGGATCACCGTCACCACGAACGGCACGACGAGGATCATCAGAAGGTCGACCACGAGGAGCGCGTCGAGGCTCGGCGCATTCGTCGGCCGGGTCATCTGGGTCGCATACGCCGACAGGAGCGCCAGCGCATAGAGCGCGAGCATCGCGCCCAACGCGCCGAGACGGTACGGGGAGCGCTGTCCGAACAACCGCGTCAGCACCCACAGGCAGGCGCCCACCACCAGGACGAAGCGCGCCGGGCTCAATCCGAGCGGCACGAACGGCAGGATGTCGGTCTGCCGCAACGCAACGACCCCGAACGCCGCGACGGCGAGGATCCACGAACCGACGTCGCGACCGCGGGCACCTTCGGCAGACGACGCCGGCAGCGGACCGCCGTCGTACGCCGCGCGGGCACCGGGTGCGGTCGTGGACACGGACATGGTCAGGGCGTGCGGTGCGTCGGGCCGGCCGAGGACAGCTCCGCGTGCCGCCCGGTCCACTCCTCGGTGGCCGCGTCGCCGTCCGCGGGCTCCGCGACGCCCCGTCGGCGACGCGCCCGGCGCCGCTCGAGGACGACGTCGATGGCCAGGCACAGCAGGATTCCGGCGAGTAGCACGGCTGCGGCGAAGGCGGCCGCGGCGCGCACCTGCTGCTTGCCGAGAGCGGACACCGTCTCCTCCGGCGGAACGACCACCTGCAGCTTGGCCATGTCCGTCGGCTGCCCCACGGCCGCCTCGATCTGCATGGCGGTCAGCACCTGACCCGCCTTGACGACGAGCCGCTCGGCGCCGGCATGCGCCGTCTGCTGATCCGGCCCGGTCACGACGACCTGGATGACCGACGTGGGCTCCGGGAAGCGGAGGTTGTCGCGCAGGTTGGTCACCGTGTATCCGGTGGCGCCGGCACCGTCGACGAAGGCCGCCGTGTCCCTGCCCTGCAGCGCAACGACCAGCGTGCTTGCCAGCTGGGTCGTCCGCTCGGTCAGGTTGAGCATCGGGTTCGGCATCTTCTCGTCTTCGAGGTACCACGGCGGCACCACCAGCATCGACACCTCGCTCTGCGCTTCACCACTCGCGCTGTGGTAGCCGAAGTACCCGGCGAGAGCTGCGCAGACGACGACGAGGGCCAGGATGATGCGTCGCCGCACCAGCCGACGCCACAACGTATCGAGACTCATGGTCCTCCAGTACGACGATCGACGCGGCCTCCCCGCCGCGACCCGACGATAACACGCCAGACTGGAGCTAGCCAGTTTGCTGTAGTCGACATAGCAAGCACGTGATCCTGGTCAACGGCTGTGACCACGCACTCCGCCGGGTTGGCTGTCGGCACGTCGGAGCAGCCGCCGCCACGAGCGGCGCCGGTGCGTCAGGGTCTGGTGAGGACGGTGAAGCGCGAGCCGCGCTCGGTGCCGTGACGCGCCGCCCACGCGGCGGCCTGCGCGATGGTCTGCGGCTGGCCGAACTGCATGAGAGTGCCCGCGTCGAGCCGAATGTCGTTGTCCGCGAACACCCATCCCTCGGGATCACCGATCTCCGGGGCGAAGTACGCGTACGCGCCGTGGGCCCGTGTGATCCGATTGTCGGTCAGCAGGATGTCCGCGGGCAGGTCCCACCCGTAGGACGTGAACTGCGAGAGGTTGGCCCGGTCGGGACGGACCGTGGCACCCCATCCGCCGCCGCCGTCGTCGAACCGGTTGTGGTCGATCAGGACGCGCCGGAAACCGTTGCCCGGCGCCTCCGACCAGAACTCGATGGTGTGCGAATTCTGCCAGAAGTGGTTCTCCGTCACCCGGATGTCCGACCAGGTGCCGGAGCCCTGGCAGGTGAAGGCGGTGTCGTACACGTCGTGCACCTCGTTGCCCCACACCAGCCAGTTCGCACTCGAATCGAAGCACTCGACGGCGTTGCCGTACCGCACGCGGTCGTTGGCGTACCCGATGAGGAACGACCCGCCGATCCGGTGGATCTCGTTGTCCACCACGTGGACGTTCCGCACGGGCGGGCCCGCACCGCGGATCGCGTGGCCGCCGCAGTCCGTCAGTTCCAGTCCGCCGATCTCGGTGTTGGAGTGCGCGCTGATCAGTACGGCGTTCGGCGCGGCGCGCAGATCGGGCGCGAGCACGCTGGGATTGCCGTTCGACCGCACGAAGAGCGCCCGGCCGTCGTCGAAGAAGTCCCACGGTGACCGCAGGTCCCTCGGCGACGCCTTCTTGGCGCCGTGGATCGCGTCGCCGGTGCGCAGGAAGCCGATGTTGGCCGTCCGCGACGTCCAGCCGCCGTGCGAGGCCGGGTCCGACAGGTCCAGGCGCCACACACCGCGTGACGTCTGGCGCCACGCCGACGGGTTCCGCAGCACGTAGGCGTTGGTGAGGACGGGCCGCGGACCCTCGCCGTAGGCGCCGATGTACAGGCGGCGCGCACCGTTCGGGACCGGCGTGGTGTCGATGGTGCCGAAGTACTCCCCGCCACGCTGGAACAGCAGCTGGTCGCCTGCCACGTAGCGCTGCTTCATGGCCCGGTCGATCGAGCGCCACGGTCTGGTGAGCGTGCCGGGGCCGGCATCGTCCCCCCGCGGGGACACGAAGAAGGCCCTGCGGCCCACCGGCAGCGCCGGGGGCCGCGGGGCGGGTGCCGCGAACCCCGGCGCAGCGGGCTCGGGGCTGCGCGTCATGCCGACGACGACCAGGACGCCACCGAGCGCGATCACCGCGGCGAGCGCCATCGCGACAGCGCGCCGACGCGTGCGGGAGCGCGAGGTGAGGGAGAAGGGCATGCGTCCATCCGTCGTGCCGGGGAGAAGGGGCGGACGGGGCTGGGCCTGCCGTCGCCGACATTGTCCTCGATCAGGGTCGGCTGGTCACGTCCTGGAGGATTTCCAGCAGGCGGCCGGCGGCGCGGCGGGGGTCACAGACCTCGTCGTGGTGTTCCCTGGCGGCCTTGCCCTGCAACGCAGCCTCTTCGGGAGTGGCCAGCTGGTCGAAGACCCGCGTCAGGCCGGCGACGTCGTCGACGCCGGTGACCGCGACGCCGGGCGGCTGGTATTCGGGCAGGCCGCCCGAGTCGGAGACCACCGTCGGGACGCCGAGCTGCATCGCCAGCACCTGTACGCCGCTCTGCGATGCGCTCCGGCAGTGCGCGACGGCGCCCTTGGCGCGGGCGATCTCACCGACGATGTCCGAGTACCGGAACTCGTCGCGGACCCACCGGGCGTGCGGCGGCAGCGCCACCTCGATCTCGCCGTCGCCCAGCAGGACCAGTTCGTCACCCTGCCAGGCGGGTCCGCGTACGTGCGCCTCCCAGGCGGCGAACACGACGGCGTGATTCTTGTACGGCTTCTGCCTGCCGATGAGCAGGAAGTTCCGCCGCGAAGATGCGGGCACCACGTCGGGGACCAGGTCCGGGTCGAGGTCGCTGATCAGCGGAGCCACGTGGATCGGGCGGGCGTCGCGGTGCTGGGCCGCCAGGCTCGCGGCGACGTACCGGCTGAACACGATTGTTGCGTCCGCCTTCTCGTCCCAGCGGTCGAAGAACCAGCGGTTCCACCACGGGGCGACGTGCGTGGCGTCGTGCGGCCTGTCGTCGTGCACCATCCGGACGCGCGGCGCCAGCCGGGCCAGGAGTCGCCACCGCGGATCGCGGAGCATCTCGGTGATCACGACGTCCGGCGCGAACCGCCTCGCCTCGCGGTAGGCCGCGAACCAGGACCGCCAGCCCGCCCACGGGATGGGCCTGCCGAGCAGCACGGTCTCGTACGGTCGTGCCGCGTCGGATTCGAAGTGCAGGTCGCTCGTGACGAGCCGGACGTCGGCGCTGAGTGCGCGCAGGTTCTCGGCGTGCACGCGCGCGATGGGCCGCAGCCACGGCGACAGGTAGAGGACCCGCATCAGATGGCCTCCAGGTCTCGTGCGTCGACGTCGTGCAGCGCGCGCAGGACGCCGTCGACGCCGCCGTCGGCGTGCGCGGCTGCCGCACGGCGACCGACGCGGTAGAGGCGGGCGAAGCGCGCCTCGCGGC is from Mycolicibacterium grossiae and encodes:
- a CDS encoding glycosyltransferase family 4 protein gives rise to the protein MRVLYLSPWLRPIARVHAENLRALSADVRLVTSDLHFESDAARPYETVLLGRPIPWAGWRSWFAAYREARRFAPDVVITEMLRDPRWRLLARLAPRVRMVHDDRPHDATHVAPWWNRWFFDRWDEKADATIVFSRYVAASLAAQHRDARPIHVAPLISDLDPDLVPDVVPASSRRNFLLIGRQKPYKNHAVVFAAWEAHVRGPAWQGDELVLLGDGEIEVALPPHARWVRDEFRYSDIVGEIARAKGAVAHCRSASQSGVQVLAMQLGVPTVVSDSGGLPEYQPPGVAVTGVDDVAGLTRVFDQLATPEEAALQGKAAREHHDEVCDPRRAAGRLLEILQDVTSRP
- a CDS encoding O-antigen ligase family protein — protein: MSVSTTAPGARAAYDGGPLPASSAEGARGRDVGSWILAVAAFGVVALRQTDILPFVPLGLSPARFVLVVGACLWVLTRLFGQRSPYRLGALGAMLALYALALLSAYATQMTRPTNAPSLDALLVVDLLMILVVPFVVTVIHDVAGLVRVIKGLVAGGVVSALLALQQNVAGSGTAVHVRLPGLVDGAGIPFTIDDVFRGGMVRAQGGASHPLELACVLTMLFPLALALALSMRAAGRRWWPWAVASAVIVAGIAVTLARSGVIGLLVGLAVLAAYWPIRRTLAALAALAATITLAVLLDVPFLGSYLTIFTADSSVEQRAAVTSALPFDITPFGMYARVTGTPSPGVDVPTLDDQYLKALSETGVFGVTAYVALIGTATVLAYRAFARARNRSRTGATDPRAQLFLGVAAALAAYAVVSIFLDTAGFLQIWTLMWLLIAMAAVTRRLSAS
- a CDS encoding right-handed parallel beta-helix repeat-containing protein yields the protein MPFSLTSRSRTRRRAVAMALAAVIALGGVLVVVGMTRSPEPAAPGFAAPAPRPPALPVGRRAFFVSPRGDDAGPGTLTRPWRSIDRAMKQRYVAGDQLLFQRGGEYFGTIDTTPVPNGARRLYIGAYGEGPRPVLTNAYVLRNPSAWRQTSRGVWRLDLSDPASHGGWTSRTANIGFLRTGDAIHGAKKASPRDLRSPWDFFDDGRALFVRSNGNPSVLAPDLRAAPNAVLISAHSNTEIGGLELTDCGGHAIRGAGPPVRNVHVVDNEIHRIGGSFLIGYANDRVRYGNAVECFDSSANWLVWGNEVHDVYDTAFTCQGSGTWSDIRVTENHFWQNSHTIEFWSEAPGNGFRRVLIDHNRFDDGGGGWGATVRPDRANLSQFTSYGWDLPADILLTDNRITRAHGAYAYFAPEIGDPEGWVFADNDIRLDAGTLMQFGQPQTIAQAAAWAARHGTERGSRFTVLTRP